In the Uranotaenia lowii strain MFRU-FL chromosome 1, ASM2978415v1, whole genome shotgun sequence genome, TTGCGTGAGATTCGGCGGTACCAGAAGAGCAGCTGATCCGCAAGCTGCTTTTCCAGCGTCTGGTTAGCGAGGTCGCCTAGAACTTCAAGACGGATCTGCAATTCCAGAACAAGCAACCGGAGCTCTCATCCTCAACAAGGCCTCAGTGAAATTAGCAGCCGGTGGAAAGAATGCTGCTAAGATCAGTCCTTTTCAGGACTATACATGATTGACaaagagttttaaaaattgaatacaaaaatgacgataAGGGGACATCCATTAaatacgtaacgctcctaggggggcaTGGaataagctcgagcgttacggaTTGTGACAAAGGGGAGGGGGGAGGAGGTATGCttatcgttacgtaacgatttttgacgtagaattacgtcttatgGCAGCACTATAGGGGGgaaaattgaaactcaaattgGATCTCGCAAATACAAATTGGTGCGCAAAACACCCGAGCGAAAAAACCCCGACAATCGATCCAAACTGCACCAGATCCGAAGTTATAAAAGGGCACGAATTGCGCCATATCTCACCAAATCTATGACACATCGCATATCTTTTCTTCGTATGCAATTGGCAAAAAACATATATTAAGTCCATCAGATTCGCAAGAACTCGTAAGATGATAGCGcttaaggcaaaaaaaattccaggatttttttttaatcttgggAAAAATgatcaggaaaaaataaatttttacttgAAGTTTTCATGAAGCAGATTTACATAAGTATTCGACACATGCTAACTCATCGCATTAACATTAACTCCAAAAAGTTTACTatgtttgcatattttttatgtcaataGATTCTAGGAAATATTCTTTATCAAAGGGCAAAAAAATTCCATACGAAGAAAGATCacgttaaaacaacaaaaatgttaaCAGAACATGAAAAGTTTCGGGTGTTCATGTTCTATtgctcaaaatttaacaaatgtgttttgataagtatgttttcatgttttaaaaaggggtgatcccaatcTTTTGGTCGACAGTGTACTTTAAATTGATCCGGATGGAAAACCAATGGATCAAAGCAAGCTTTTGTTCGTCGATACTCGCTCGAATGCTTCACCCTTTTTCAttattatgttttgaatttttcctacATTTTGCGAGCGCTACACAGCAAGAAAGAATCGTgtaattttaaatcgaaaacgatgcacgaaaacggaacatcgttttcGATATTAAATTACATCGAGGAGTGTAAATATAATTCAAAACAGATGCACGCAACCGAAGGGCTTCCAcggtcgtgtaaaaatacatatGGGTGTAATTTTTAACGATGAATTATTGTTTATGTCttctttatttattaaattctcAGATTATTTCTTTCGGAAAACATAAAACGCTTCGCAGCTGTTtagttgaacataaattttaaaatcaacaaattattttaaacaaaaatacacaGGTTACTAACGTACAGATCAATTTTGGAAATGTGATCATGTCCTATCCGGAATGTTCCTACTGCGGTCAACGTCTTCTATTTTCGAATTCCTTCAGGACAAGACCGTTAGTCGATCCCGTCGATCCAGACTACTGCAAGAATCTGCCGTTTCTATTATGAAAAGATAATAGTttaatatcaatatttttaattcatgtCTAATACCTACCAGTTTAGAGAATTCACCACGATGTTGGAGTTTCCGTCTCCGTCTCCTGGTGTTAATCCGATTGGAACTGCTTTCTACCGTTGATTTTCAAGAACCGTTCGTGCTGGTTAAgcaaaaaaccttgattttttcgaatcttgcaaaatttgaaacttgaaaatttttcggcaaaaaatcatttttttcgattttttccgctcggaggcGCGCGAAAaagcttgaattttttgaatattgcaaaattttaaactcgaaaatttttcgccaaaaattCAGCAGAGCTTAAGCTTTTCAGAACACCTGATAACAATATTTGTAACAGAATTTTCAGCCACTCTAATAAACACAATCTCTATTCAAAGTTAATTACCtagcgaaaataaaaaaaaccgtcgATCCGATCCGTCcgtatttactttattttcgaTGTTATTTTAGCTTACGGATTAATTTCTAGATCAGGCCATGTAAATTTATACCGTAAGGGTGTATTTGTACACTGATTTTCCAAAAccagtcaaaaataaatcataatcagtttaaaattacatcctTTTCAAATTACACTTGTAAAAAATAGATCCCTCGTGTGTTCGATTCCGTATgcttatagaattttttttgctgtgtaagatACTTTCGGcgtataaaaacaaaattcgagCGAATTCGATTAGTTGCTCAGCAACTTTTGAACTAAACACATGCAAGTTCAACTAGGGCTTGGTTTGCTTAGAAAGTCGGCGCTGGAGCTGGTGCTTATATGGTTTACATGTGGCAGTTTTAAGGAGTTAGGGCTAACTAGAAATGACACTAGCTATAacctgaaaaaatataaaagttaaaattcaacaaattcgtattaaataatttattaagtttttgtgaaattgaaataaaatgccgTAATTCTACGTAAACCTTGTGGTTGTGTCTGATatacaacctcttcaacttttttattgtccggattgcactggacagcagatagtacgattttgcttgacTGAGAGGTTCGAAATcacggcaataatcattttcccgatcattatttcaactgttttgctctcagccaaaaacagctgtttaatgttttgacaacaacgttgagagtattggtgaacttctcgcaaaactgactttcttctcagggcgactccgtccaacctgtatacacatctcaggtggcgatggaaatcccgttctaagtgttagtaaaagttttttattgtaaacattgaaaccatgacaattcgtgacgtcagttgcatttccaaacaaacaaccaacagcgaaaactatagagaaaaaaatcattgccaactgctgtttacgattctcgcctaggatacataaacatcctggcaagtgacgtaggctttgtttacattttttcttctcgaataacgagttctgtattagtgtgcgtgtttcttcatcaccttctttccaccacattggactccgtccgtttttcgagcgaacctaggttgcctctagagcaataaatgagcacgatgacagctgttagagcgaacctaggttgcctctggaTTGCctccagatgaaaaaaaaaatacggtatatttatgtatattgcctccactttggttggtaaatgctgttttttagagtttcatacgatcattttgtaatgtatatgaaacgtataacaaagttgttgagaaatatacctacaaaaatgtttgctgggtttgaTTTTCATCTTTCACCCATTCCATAGCTCTTTCCAAATGTAGCGAAAAAGTAATACTTATAATGAAAgtgataaaacttttattaaatttcgtcaaaatttccTTTTCTTACAGAACGTGGCcaataaacatataaaaaactTCTGTCGGTTTTCACTCTGAAGTCGAAATATAACTCGCAATCTGATCGCTGATTgaaatcctttttaaatttcatattatatattatttattataGTTTTGCCAAAAACTACACGAATTTCTTCAATgatctttttctttttgtcaaaaCAACCCTGAATCTCATAtttgagagaatttaaaaaaaaaacgactttgtAGTGCATATTGAGATTGCCTCCCCATATTATTGGCAAAGTTCTGAACTAATCAGAAACTTAACGAAAAGATTAAAAGAAAATCATATTTCAcatcaaaatttcacatttctcgacgtgcaaagaatttaagagctgaTTATGACTAACTTGGAGTCACTGAATCCAAAATAGAATAGTTGTTCTTCTATAGATAccgttttcgaaaatttgtgcagtcttttgcaaaattgtagataataatcaacaaaattgatcaaCTTTCTTGAAGACCGCAAGTAATTTTTCCTTCGGAGCAAAAAGTAATGgaagtttcatttttgtttattttcacgTTCTGTAAAATACGGGAATTTTGAGGTGATCGAGGGGGGAAGCTGCACACTGCCCATTTTCCTCCAATTTGATCtcattgaactaaatttgaggtattttttgaaaatttcaaaagatgtAATGTAATTTAAACTGTTTCAACTCAGTTCTTATCTAAACCTTTTTCGACATTCTTTGTGAGTAAATGTTGATAAAAGATGAAATGTTGATAAAAGATTAGTTTCGTATTTTTTATACCAAGAGGAAATTTACTTATAAGACTCCATTAAGGAATCTCCCGTTATAAATATCACTTTATGAAGGAAAACAATACTCTTGTTGTTAATAGAGAAAACATAAtaggaaattttttaacaattatctATTTTCCCGGAGCTTCTTCATATCAGCGCAAGATAGTGCCATAGAAGCTTTGTTGATTGTCATTTTGTAAATATtcgttcaaaaaataaataattgagataaatttttgattaaatttgctatgaacttaaaactgattttaaaacactGACATAAAAAGCAAACTTGATGTTTCTTCGAAGAGTTTCCTTTTTACTTAATTCTAagtgtacatctttcgaggatatgatggctaggaTCTCACCAATGCAAAAACCACCAAATCACAAGAAGTATGCCGTGGCCGGTATTCGATCTCTTGAGCGTTGGCTTATAAGACTTAAAGTATATCCTCTACGCCACAAGCTGTGGCGAAGATATGTGTACTGTTACATATATTATTCAGAATAGTATTTCGAAATTATGGTGTTGTCTTtatcaattctaaaatttttttctcattgagAATTGTGGTCCAagagttttatttcaaaatcctaatttaattcaaaaaattaggGAAATTCTTATTTCAAAACCTTATTTAGTCCAAAAcgaatagggtaagaacactatatattgaacaccatctttgggattcaactcgctaaatttgaaatactcagagcccggcTACCTCTTACTCAGACGTCGCCACATGTATGAAACAGCCGACGACTGATCTTATTGAACTCACATATCAGCGAAAAAATTACTCAGACGTCAGAAAATTTGGCACTCAGAGAACTCGATCGCATtaaggcgacaactgagtaaatgttgatTAGTTTGTGCGAGGCGGTCGAAGTTGGTTTGTTTTCGTGCAGCAGAATTTACATGgcaaatgtaaattttaaaggtAATTTCTAAATATTAATCTGATTTTCTTCATATAACAGGGTTCTATGACGGAGTGATAATGGTCCATAGCTAAATCTGGTGCGACATAATAGGTCCCGGCGTCAGAATTCTTCGCGCATCCTGAGTAACCATGACTCActtgtcgcgaaaagggctgttagtcagttctgagtaaaggccttttagtcagaactgagtaggtgcgattttggcgacaactgagtaaccgtcactctgaactgagtagctgaaagttagcgagaactcatttgtggccaataaataataacgaaaggtttttctgataaaattttgatagcgttgcttaagcttatttctctgcttcgaatcgatatatttttttcgtggaaatgtgttttgaaattattgtttaagcctttttattcaaaattacttttgtcccaatgattaaacacaatgattcaaatattgaacaggcaatgttctaattattgagcacgtaaacattgaatataattgcatatattcaggggtatttcgcttgatagtataccttgcaggggcgattttggttgagctggcaaccaagaaacagtttgtttacatttccaaacaccaacaGATATaataactggtacatgcatttctttacgaaacgagtactgcaagattgaacgttcaataattgaaacattggcgttttctgtgatccaatgattgaacactttaatttgttaaattttaagaaaataaggataataaaggctgccactcttccagaaaccattcaaaaagacttagttgaaaacactcataccattatcttagacgtttatttgtcttttatccaatttttcccccaatcaaaaataggctgttttcttcatccagtcgaaaaaccaagtcaaaatttgaacacatattcaagtttcggggattgtggctttaagagtccgagattcttgataaaaatttgaacataggtataaaatgcttcaacagtggcacaacgaattttgattcatttttctactgtgtattattgttttaatcggtaaatgttttactagtgttcaatatctggtacctgttcaataactagtgcctCTACcctataattaaattttaatcctTTGTTGAGAAAAGTAGCAAATTGGCATCGgtatgaataaaattaaaagtgttttttattGCTCGAAGGGCACAATATTAACGctacttaaaaatgattttctagaaataattcaaaaacaataTGAAAAGAAAGATCCTTTTCCAATAGCAGATAGCAACACAAATTACATCGgtgcaaataacaaaaaattaagtaCTAATTTTGACTGATATGggagtgttgaaaaatttttgctttttttaaaaaaaaactgtataatGTTACAAAGACATTGAAAATATAGGACTTTCTCGAAGACTGcaagaaattttcatttgagAAAAAGTTCCATAAGCTTTCTCTTTGATTTTGTACAGCTAAACAATAGAGTAATTTGACCAAAgttcaattgaattaaaaacagaAATGAATCTCAAATTTTGGAGTATTTCAATAAATTGAGGACTTCAATTAAAGCGTTTATAAGCATTTCTATCTACCAAAGATAGAAAGTTACTTTACCTTTAAAGCTTCGTGttctttttttgtcgttttgataACCACAATCCTCAAGCTTCAATTTTTAAGGTAGATCGATCCTACAACCGTCCATCTGAATCGATCTTAGACATTGATCTTCTCCTAAAGATCGAAAACTCCTAGTTAGGCCCATTCTAGGCGACCAGCCAGCAATTTATAagcagtttatttaaaaaaaaaatgcactgttttaaaagtaatttttcaaaacttcacaTATAATCATGACTTATTTCGGTTTATTGTGTATTGAGAACGTACGAATAGGAAATTTGAAATGTCAAACTCACTCTCTTTTCTTAATCATGAAAGAAATCAGAGAGAGAAAAATCATCGTGcccaaaaatccaataaaagcTAGTGAGTGaggaaaaataagtaaaaaactAAGGAAGGAAAATCGGATGCGGAAGCatgacaaaaaaatacgttgaacccTAATCAGGAAGTTCAAATTTTGGGCACTTCCTGGCTGTGTCGATCGACATTGGTAGCCCATGGGAAGACACTCACAAGTTCCTCATTCGCCGAGTATGTTAATATTATTAGTATCTATACTCTAATTAAATAAGTAAGCTACCGGTATTCGGTCAACCAAAACCGGCGTCAAAACTGTTTATTTGGGTGTTAATTTCGGATCAGACGacaatttaaatgaaaacaaattggcGTTGCTTTCtggttgatgaaaataaaagaaaataaaaacatagctTCTAGAATTTATGTAGCTTTCATTTTATTCTCGCCGGGAAATTCTTATCGGAAGTCCATTTTTGGATTTCAATACCAGCTCACCGTAGAGGGTGAGATCCTCACGCCGAACTAGCGAATGAATTCGATATTTTCTGAGAACTGCCACCATGACCGCCTTTTCTTCGAGTAAAGCAAACTTTTGACCGATACAGTTTCGATTGCCTCCACTGAATGGCATGTACGCGAATGGGTGACGACCAATAACGTTTTCTGGCAGGAATCGATCCGGGTCGAATTTTTCCGGATTAGGAAACACTTCCGGATCTCGGTGCAGCTGATAGATGACTATTACTGCGTTAGTTCCCGCTGGAAGAGTGTACTTGTCTACTTGAACGTCTTCGACGAGTCGCCTAGCGATAAGCGGAACGATAGGAAATAGTCGCTGAGCTTCACGAATACAACAGTCCAGATATTTCATTTCGTTGAGCTCGATCATCGTAGGAGGTCGATCTCGATCGTGGCCCATGACGGCGTCAATTTCGTTAAACAGTCGTTGCTGAATTTGATCTTCCGTTCCCAGCAGGAACAGAAGTAGGCTTATGGCGGTAGCAGTCGTTTCATGGCCTCCCAAGATGAAGGTATTTATTTCTTCTCGAATCTCCTTATCGGTCAAGCCTACTCCGTTTTGAGTAATTTCCAAAAGGAGATCTAGGAATGCTCGCTGCTTTTTTGTTCCGATGTCGTTGTTTTCGCAGTCAATGTTAGTAGACTGCTTTTGATTGCCCAACTGAATCCTTTTCTGATGAATTACCTTATCGGAGAATTTTTCCAATACTTTGAGACACTTTTGATGACGTTGGTAGAGGTTGGTCCATCTAAAAATCCACTCTGGTTGTAGCCAAACATTGTTGATGCGGTTAGTGACGATTTTAATAATCCTGTTAACAAataagataattaaaaaaaaaaatgaaaaagtcggtattactgaaaaaaaaacgagttttcataaaaaaaaaacagtgactGAGATTTATGAATTCACTTACTCTTGATGTGCTTTGACGTAGtcagtttcaatatttttttgtgcGTGGATTGAACAACCCATAGCGGTTtctaaaacaaatacaaatacaaaatttattttattcaactttAATGCTATGTCATTTTACCGAAAATAATATCCAATGAGCAAAAAGTAGCATATCGGGTACAATCGAACCCCTCCAGACGGTCAACTTCCTTCTCCAGTTGCTTAACCAGGGTTTCCGCCTGTTTGTTGAAAACTTCTAGATATTCCAGCAGCATCCCATAGTTAAAAGCAGGATTTAAAGCTTTCCGTCGATGATACCAACCAGCAGCTGGCCGCGTAAAGAGACCGTTCCCTAGCCATGGTCTCAGGAAGTCATAGTCTCGACCTTTTATGATGTTGATCTGACCACTGGATCCAGTGAAAATCTTTTCGATCACCTGAGCTTTAGAGATCAACACGTAGGGGACTGAACCGTTCCAAAGTCGACACATTCCCTGTCGTCGGCCATACAGTTTACGAACACCGGTTATTTTGCTCAGTTCATCTGTGAAAAATCGATtcaacaaattaatttttttaaacattttaagactGTTCATATCAATCGACAAACACCGTTCATAGAAATGTTGGTTTGGAAGCCCTAGACAATTTTCCGAAAAGCTCGCCCCAAGCCGCAGCTAGCTTTCAATTTGATGGTGCTTTCGAATTGGAAACGAGCCTGGTTGCACAAAACCTTTTTGAAACTATCAATGTTGCGTGCAAGCTGCTGGTCGTTGGGAGTGCTAAGAAAGCGTGCCGCGTGGTTTGAAAACGTGCTGCTGAAAGAGGCACGTTGCTTCTCAAACTGTattgattcgaatgaaaaagtGCGCTAATTGagggttttcaaattttgcactATGCTAAAAGCGCTTTACTAGTAATTATAAGTGTATTCTGAGAAATTATGAACAACTCTTGTGAAGTGTATTCTGAGAAATTACTTAtgttaggcttgccagatactttcagaaaaaaagcgggacatttcacgataaAAAGCGGGCCACAAccgaaaaaagcggaacatttgagaaatttataaaaaaacagctTAATTGTATAGCCAAACATCATCTAAAGTTAtccatagaaagtacactaaggtttttttaacACGGAATTATTTCGTTCACTTTTTTCTCACATGATTTCTATTTTCCTTGGCTTTTGCCATCAACACGTTTAATTTTTACGTTTCTCTagaatttgagagaaaatatatTAAGTCCTACATGTTAACAGCGGATTTCATACCGCGTATAAAACCATTGTGTAGTAATAAATaaagggtgagtgctcctactttggacctagagcctactttagtcctaaactGTCGGAAATTGTAAATTATTCGTATTGCTAGCATAGGATAAAGATGGTGCTgagcacacaatgaactcttattcttcctgaatcctatcAAAccgtttttttgtcataaaaagtCTTCccgataaaattttcaatgtttttaataatGTACCCTCTAATCAGTGGCGAATCAGACACCTCAATTAGTAGGGCACGTTATGAGAAATTATagtaaataaggaaaaatcacgttttttacAGTGCAAGCCAAAGTTTATAGGAGAATTACTTTCGCTGTGAAGAATATAAACCATACTtcctaattttgctaaaataaacgaaaaacaatggaaaattcggaaaattagTGGGGGGGTCCAAATTAAGGCGACTTCTGATATTGATGTTCCAtctttagacctgacatcaccaaaactttgtttcaaaaccaaacaaatcaacaaaggtgcgaattttCAATTGGGACATaatttagaaccaatattgaacatttataacatttttttcaactttacgcaaataaacttcgagtaagtaaacacaaaaaagtttcagctgtagttctgctgatagagctgactgGAAGTGAAagtgtatcaaatattcataacagaatTTTAAGTGGTTTTAATCGTTCAAAAGCTGAtatacttttttatgataacatttgattaaatattacatttttaataaatttgtttgttaattttcgaAGAATCACACTCTTATAGGCATTTTAGTTATAGGTCCAATGAAATGAaccagttcagtaccaaaataggaacattaggttcaaaaatggaaattttcatcatccatatctttgcaaatctttcaataaaggtgaaaattctcattgaaacttgcaggtAAGATCATGAACTATGAATAAACTTCTTGAAAGATATAAACCTCCCGTTTGTTCATGATAGAAgcgtgattatttaaaaaccaccgcttaaagggtccaaagtagggcaactaaccctatttcaaatttaaaaacttgaaaaattagaaaacttccatctttgcATACTTTGGCTAATTAAGTCTAAAAAAAGTGGTTTATAATATACGGCAGTTTAATTAAGATTCAGACGAAAAACTAAGATCtttaatcatttggaagcaacttaaacaacATTTTCATCATACCATAGTTATCATAGTTATTTACATTGATTGCATTGGATAAACGTGCTCCGAGGACggttaactgaatcagaatctttctGAAATACTAAGAACATTAGAGTTGCCTtatagaaaatatgaaaaatgctgctttttcagagaaaaagtttttgaaagcttCTGTGTTGAACGAATGACTTCAAATTGaggctaaagtttgattttttctagtgTAAATAAGTGAACTTTgttaaagttttccaagaaaaaaagcgggacattttttggaaaaagcgggacagcgggacatgtcccgctttttttttgaatgcgACATTCAACAAatgacagcgggacattcaacaaaaaaccgggacatgtcccgcttttgcgggacggatggcaaccctaacttatGTGCAGCTCGATTTATCCGGTTTGAAAGTTGGGATTTAACCTGTATTTCTCCTCCACCATGACTACTATGTAAGTCGTTACGTTCACCAGAGATATAATTTCGAAATACACAgcaccgtaatccggggtaagattgatcacttttttcaatatttttcgattattgtttctgttaaggggaatgcggcatatttcatattttttaaactggtACTAGACTTCAATTTTGTCTCTGttaagaatttgatgctttggggtaacattgatgagtctctattttgactgttttaacgagttttcttgatcataaaggatagccagcaaacatttatgaaggtttaACGCAGGagcaacagaattattcaaacaaatataccagatgtaaagattgtataaaacttaccaaaatagcatataactacaaaagtggaggcgatatatttcccacaaaaagcaaaataaacgaagaaaaaatttctcctagatttgaactccagtcctccgagttcgctgtccgatgtcctaccacgatgccaactcatcagttgatattaTCCACGCTATACATAGATCTATagatgagattttctttttacgaaccgatCAAAGGAAGAGACTggatagagtgtcaattgaaggaccgcccatttatcgtaaatcagttcgctcaaatcgtaaatgtcgaattagcatattctcaactttttggagacatatttacgaattgactaaactgctattaaatttttttttgggcaaagcttgtcgtaaatgaatgatagaaaagcACTCAATACCAAggtgtttacgatggttattgagaATGTGGTACtaatcgatttggattatcatttctataacgatttcatgttagctgggtacaAAACACCTTCTAAATTTTtgtaggcacaattttcccgtatgtttggataacgtgccgctacaaagcctacccccattctgatgcCTGATAATGTGTTatggccgaacaacaattaaaatcgaaagatggaccatgatgctgcataaattaaggggcttaattttttaacattactattataattttaactacaaaagtttaaaaaaatctacctTCATTTAATTTCCTAGGCCCTCACACTATTccccatttatttttttcttcaaactttaccttttgatagggtttctagcctttgtCATaaactggcttactcttggaaaatgtcctttttttaatatcaaaaattaacctCAAACTTccacaaaaactacaccaaaactgtACATTTACTAcggaaaaaatttgaattctcacATAAATCATCCTGTTTGCGTCTAAACGCGAGCGAGCGAGTTTGCGAgccttagaaaaaataaatatttcaagatttggaaattatatttttacatacattagaaattttcatatacaaacaagttttttccTACTTGAAACGTAGAaagaaattttgagaaattttaactTTCGTTATTGATGGGGCGACTGTTAAGTTTTTTTcagtctcaattttttttttgccaaaacaactttatttttacatatccaacgtttcgatccttataagATTTACGTCTACTGAATCTTAGTGATCCTTACCAATAAAGTGTTTTGGTTCGTTT is a window encoding:
- the LOC129756258 gene encoding cytochrome P450 4c3-like produces the protein MERLLVLITVLYQPVHLAKEYPESILVLLILALIFLLGITEVLIPKTLLPRPSGAARPKSARYYVNQLPGPQFLPFLGNALQMVMNREDELSKITGVRKLYGRRQGMCRLWNGSVPYVLISKAQVIEKIFTGSSGQINIIKGRDYDFLRPWLGNGLFTRPAAGWYHRRKALNPAFNYGMLLEYLEVFNKQAETLVKQLEKEVDRLEGFDCTRYATFCSLDIIFETAMGCSIHAQKNIETDYVKAHQEIIKIVTNRINNVWLQPEWIFRWTNLYQRHQKCLKVLEKFSDKVIHQKRIQLGNQKQSTNIDCENNDIGTKKQRAFLDLLLEITQNGVGLTDKEIREEINTFILGGHETTATAISLLLFLLGTEDQIQQRLFNEIDAVMGHDRDRPPTMIELNEMKYLDCCIREAQRLFPIVPLIARRLVEDVQVDKYTLPAGTNAVIVIYQLHRDPEVFPNPEKFDPDRFLPENVIGRHPFAYMPFSGGNRNCIGQKFALLEEKAVMVAVLRKYRIHSLVRREDLTLYGELVLKSKNGLPIRISRRE